In Rahnella sikkimica, the following are encoded in one genomic region:
- a CDS encoding bile acid:sodium symporter family protein, with amino-acid sequence MRFLPDRFTLTLIATVLLATFFPASGMFVAFFNNLTIFAIGLLFFMHGAKLSREAIFQGSNNWRLHLWVMFSTFILFPILGLLFQWWHPVDVSPQIYSGFVYLCILPATVQSAIAFTSLAGGNVAAAVCSASASSLLGIFVSPLLVSLLMHVQGETGNGLEQVGRIVLQLLVPFIAGHLLRPLIGGFVERHRKMIGKTDQTSILLVVYSAFSEAVTQGIWHQVGIGSLLFIVAFSLVLLAFILVINTYAARWLGFSKPDEITIVFCGSKKSLANGIPMANILFPVSAIGMMVLPLMIFHQVQLMTCAVLAKRYQKKQKDVALRQAQVAE; translated from the coding sequence ATGCGCTTCCTACCCGATCGTTTTACCTTAACGCTGATCGCTACCGTTCTGCTGGCCACGTTCTTTCCTGCCAGCGGGATGTTTGTCGCCTTCTTCAACAATCTGACTATTTTCGCCATCGGGCTGCTGTTCTTTATGCACGGTGCCAAACTGTCGCGCGAGGCCATTTTTCAGGGCAGTAATAACTGGCGGCTGCACCTGTGGGTGATGTTCAGCACGTTTATCCTGTTCCCGATCCTTGGCCTGCTGTTCCAGTGGTGGCATCCGGTGGACGTCAGCCCGCAGATTTACAGCGGATTCGTGTATCTGTGTATTCTGCCGGCGACCGTTCAGTCTGCTATTGCATTTACCTCTCTGGCGGGCGGAAACGTCGCGGCGGCAGTGTGCAGCGCCTCGGCGTCCAGCCTGCTGGGCATTTTTGTTTCGCCGCTGCTGGTCAGTTTGCTGATGCATGTTCAGGGTGAAACGGGCAACGGGCTGGAACAAGTCGGGCGTATTGTGCTGCAACTGCTGGTGCCGTTTATCGCCGGGCATTTGCTGCGTCCGCTGATTGGCGGGTTTGTGGAACGTCACCGTAAGATGATCGGCAAAACCGATCAGACGTCGATCCTTCTGGTGGTGTATTCCGCGTTCAGTGAAGCCGTCACGCAGGGGATCTGGCATCAGGTGGGCATCGGTTCCCTGCTGTTTATCGTGGCGTTCAGTCTGGTGCTGCTGGCCTTTATTCTGGTGATCAATACTTACGCCGCACGCTGGCTGGGCTTCAGCAAACCGGATGAAATTACCATTGTGTTCTGCGGTTCCAAAAAGAGCCTGGCGAACGGTATTCCGATGGCCAATATTCTGTTCCCGGTCAGTGCGATTGGCATGATGGTTCTGCCGCTGATGATTTTCCATCAGGTACAGCTGATGACCTGTGCGGTGCTGGCGAAGCGCTATCAGAAAAAGCAAAAAGACGTGGCGCTCAGACAGGCGCAGGTGGCGGAGTAA
- the gltX gene encoding glutamate--tRNA ligase translates to MKIKTRFAPSPTGYLHVGGARTALYSWLYARNLGGEFVLRIEDTDLERSTQEAIDAIMDGMNWLNLDWDEGPYFQTKRFDRYNAVIDEMLENGTAYKCYCSKERLETLREHQMANNEKPRYDGRCRDSHEHHAADEPCVVRFRNPQEGSVIFDDQIRGPIEFSNDELDDLIIRRTDGSPTYNFCVVVDDWDMEITHVIRGEDHINNTPRQINILKALGAPVPVYAHVSMILGDDGKKLSKRHGAVGVMQYRDDGYLPEALLNYLVRLGWSHGDQEIFSRDEMKALFSLENVSKSASAFNTEKLQWLNHHYINTMDPQYVATHLLWHVEQAGIETRNGPQLFEIVTLLGERCKTLKEMAESCRYFYEDFAEFDADAAKKHLRPVARQPLEVVRAKLAAITDWTAENIHHAIQGTADELEVGMGKVGMPLRVAVTGAGQSPGVDVTVHAIGQSRVLARIDMALAFIAERETQQQQ, encoded by the coding sequence ATGAAAATCAAAACCCGTTTTGCCCCAAGCCCGACCGGCTATTTGCACGTCGGTGGCGCCCGTACCGCGCTCTATTCCTGGCTCTATGCCCGCAACCTTGGCGGTGAGTTTGTGCTGCGTATCGAAGACACCGATCTCGAACGTTCCACGCAGGAAGCGATCGACGCGATTATGGATGGCATGAACTGGCTGAATCTGGACTGGGATGAAGGCCCGTATTTCCAGACCAAACGCTTTGACCGTTACAACGCGGTCATTGATGAAATGCTGGAAAACGGCACGGCGTATAAATGCTATTGCTCTAAAGAGCGTCTGGAAACGCTGCGTGAGCACCAGATGGCCAATAACGAAAAGCCACGTTATGACGGTCGTTGCCGCGACAGTCACGAACATCACGCCGCGGATGAACCTTGCGTGGTGCGTTTCCGTAACCCGCAGGAAGGTTCTGTTATTTTTGACGACCAGATCCGCGGTCCGATCGAATTCAGCAACGACGAGCTTGATGACCTGATCATCCGCCGTACCGACGGTTCTCCGACGTATAACTTCTGCGTTGTGGTAGATGACTGGGATATGGAAATTACCCACGTCATCCGTGGTGAAGACCATATCAACAACACCCCGCGCCAGATCAACATCCTGAAAGCGCTGGGCGCACCGGTACCGGTTTACGCGCACGTTTCCATGATTCTGGGTGACGACGGCAAAAAACTGTCCAAACGTCATGGCGCGGTCGGCGTGATGCAATACCGCGATGACGGCTATCTGCCGGAAGCGCTGCTGAACTATCTGGTGCGTCTGGGCTGGTCCCATGGCGATCAGGAAATCTTCAGCCGTGACGAAATGAAAGCATTGTTCTCTCTGGAAAACGTCAGCAAATCTGCCAGTGCGTTCAATACTGAGAAACTGCAATGGCTGAACCATCACTACATCAACACGATGGATCCGCAATATGTTGCGACACACCTGCTGTGGCACGTTGAGCAGGCCGGTATCGAAACCCGTAACGGCCCGCAGCTGTTCGAAATCGTGACCTTGCTGGGCGAACGTTGTAAGACTCTGAAAGAAATGGCGGAGTCCTGCCGTTACTTCTACGAAGATTTCGCAGAGTTCGATGCCGATGCCGCGAAGAAACACCTGCGTCCTGTGGCACGTCAGCCGCTGGAAGTGGTTCGCGCGAAACTGGCTGCGATTACTGACTGGACGGCGGAAAACATTCACCATGCGATTCAGGGCACGGCGGATGAGCTGGAAGTCGGGATGGGTAAAGTCGGGATGCCACTGCGCGTTGCCGTGACCGGTGCCGGTCAGTCTCCGGGCGTTGACGTAACGGTTCACGCTATCGGCCAGAGCCGTGTGCTGGCGCGTATCGATATGGCGTTAGCCTTTATCGCTGAGCGTGAAACCCAGCAGCAGCAGTAA
- a CDS encoding nucleotidyltransferase family protein, translating to MEQQIITWLREEPMHLQALEQARELRLSDAWLAAGFVRNLVWDRLHGYSQATPLNDIDVVYFNPENCTALADERYEHRLKERSPDLPWSVKNQARMHERHGHAPYSSSADAISYWVEVETAIGARMNADGQIELNAPLGLDALFGFSITPNPRHAIPAVFAQRVQDKGWLTLWPELRVQEIR from the coding sequence ATGGAACAGCAAATTATCACCTGGCTCCGGGAAGAGCCGATGCATTTGCAGGCGCTGGAGCAGGCGCGTGAACTGAGGCTGAGCGACGCGTGGCTGGCGGCGGGATTTGTCCGCAATCTGGTCTGGGACCGGCTGCATGGCTATTCGCAGGCGACACCGCTCAATGATATTGATGTCGTGTATTTCAATCCTGAAAATTGCACGGCGCTGGCCGATGAACGTTATGAACATCGCCTGAAAGAACGCTCGCCTGATTTACCCTGGTCGGTGAAAAACCAGGCACGAATGCATGAACGCCACGGCCATGCGCCCTATTCTTCCAGCGCAGACGCCATCAGTTATTGGGTGGAAGTGGAAACGGCGATTGGCGCAAGAATGAATGCTGACGGGCAGATTGAACTGAACGCGCCGCTGGGGCTGGATGCGCTGTTTGGCTTTAGTATCACACCCAATCCGCGCCATGCAATCCCGGCAGTTTTCGCACAACGGGTGCAAGACAAAGGCTGGCTGACGCTATGGCCGGAACTGCGAGTGCAAGAAATACGTTAA
- a CDS encoding LysR family transcriptional regulator, whose protein sequence is MNYSLRQLRVFVAVARYGSFSRAGEAIGLSQSAVSHSMKELEAEMGVRLLDRTTREVVLTNAGLSLSKRVEPLLDELHAMLLDTRSFGTQHNGRVRIASSQTISAQLMPQCIASGQTQYPDIRVLLRDQAQQLVLSSVRNAEVDFGIVIDPGQSTDLDCEPILHEPFLLLCREDHPFAAKPAVEWTSLNGCKLVLQDYASGSRILIDGALKAQKVKAEIAQEIGHPATLFPMVEAGIGISVLPALALPMPEGSCLVIKPLVPEINRVLMLVKRKNRSLSPAAQAIWQVVKEQADLLREKRSQQGVFGF, encoded by the coding sequence ATGAATTATTCTCTCAGGCAGCTTCGCGTTTTTGTGGCGGTGGCGCGTTATGGCAGCTTCAGCCGGGCAGGGGAAGCGATTGGTCTTTCTCAGTCTGCCGTCAGCCACAGTATGAAAGAGCTGGAAGCCGAAATGGGCGTCCGGCTGCTGGACCGCACCACGCGCGAAGTCGTGCTGACTAACGCGGGGCTGAGTTTGTCAAAGCGGGTGGAACCTTTGCTTGATGAACTCCACGCGATGCTGCTCGATACCCGCAGCTTTGGAACACAACACAATGGCCGCGTGAGAATCGCTTCCAGCCAGACTATTTCCGCGCAACTGATGCCGCAATGCATCGCCAGCGGGCAGACGCAGTATCCTGATATCCGGGTTTTGCTGCGCGATCAGGCGCAACAACTGGTGCTGAGCAGCGTGAGAAATGCGGAAGTCGATTTCGGCATTGTGATTGACCCCGGCCAGAGCACGGATCTGGACTGTGAGCCGATTTTGCATGAGCCGTTTTTACTGCTGTGTCGCGAAGATCACCCTTTTGCCGCCAAACCCGCTGTTGAATGGACGTCGCTCAACGGTTGTAAGCTGGTTTTGCAGGATTACGCCTCAGGCAGCCGGATTCTGATCGACGGCGCGCTGAAAGCGCAGAAAGTGAAAGCGGAAATCGCGCAGGAAATCGGTCATCCGGCCACATTATTTCCGATGGTTGAAGCGGGTATTGGGATCAGCGTGTTGCCCGCACTGGCGTTGCCAATGCCGGAAGGCAGTTGTCTGGTCATCAAACCGCTGGTCCCGGAAATTAACCGGGTGCTGATGCTGGTGAAACGTAAGAACCGGTCCCTTTCACCGGCGGCGCAGGCCATCTGGCAGGTTGTGAAAGAACAGGCGGATTTACTGAGGGAAAAACGCAGCCAGCAGGGCGTATTCGGCTTCTGA
- a CDS encoding FlxA-like family protein — protein sequence MTTISATSSSVSSASTSDSGSSSQIAQLTKQIAKLTEQVKNLSSSGGNSEDVQKQQELLQQQIELLQQQIAQIEQQQAQKALQQQQQQQAATETKKEGVNKPSDTNAIDIYV from the coding sequence ATGACAACTATCAGCGCCACCAGCAGTTCGGTGAGTTCGGCGTCCACCAGTGACTCCGGCAGCTCAAGCCAGATTGCTCAGTTAACCAAACAGATTGCAAAGCTGACTGAGCAGGTTAAAAACCTGAGCAGCTCCGGCGGCAACTCTGAAGACGTTCAGAAGCAACAAGAGCTTCTGCAACAACAGATCGAATTGCTGCAACAACAAATTGCGCAAATCGAGCAGCAGCAAGCTCAGAAAGCGCTTCAGCAGCAGCAACAGCAACAAGCCGCCACTGAAACGAAGAAAGAAGGCGTGAACAAACCGTCCGACACGAACGCCATCGATATCTACGTCTGA
- the ligA gene encoding NAD-dependent DNA ligase LigA translates to MATIEEQINHLRTQLRHHEYQYHVLDAPEVPDAEYDRLMRELRELETAHPELITADSPTQRVGAAPLSAFEQVKHRVPMLSLDNVFDEESYLAFYKRVQDRLKTAEPLRFCCELKLDGLAVSLLYENGELVQAATRGDGTTGENITANVRTIRAIPLRLHGDNIPERLEVRGEVFMPQPGFEAMNEEARRTGGKVFANPRNAAAGSLRQLDPRITAKRPLTFFCYGVGLLEGGELPRSHYDRLQQLKAWGLPVSDRVRVCTGSEDVLAFYRQVEEDRPSLGFDIDGVVVKIDSLDIQEMLGFVARAPRWATAFKFPAQEQITLVKDVEFQVGRTGAITPVARLEPVLVAGVMVSNATLHNADEIERLGLRIGDTVIVRRAGDVIPQVVGVVLDERPEDAREVVFPTHCPVCHSDVERVEGEAVARCTAGLICGAQRKEALKHFVSRRALDVDGMGDKIIDQLVEKEYVKTPADLFRLTAGKLTGLDRMGPKSAQNVVNALEKAKETTLARFLYALGIREVGEATAANLAAHYGSVDALKAADIESLKTVPDVGDIVAKHVVNFLSEEHNRQVIDELLSPEINVHWPEVQVIVPEEIDSPFAGKTVVLTGSLSILSRDEAKDRLTALGAKVSGSVSKKTDLVIAGEAAGSKLAKAQELGIEVIDEAEMIRLLGD, encoded by the coding sequence ATGGCCACTATCGAAGAACAGATCAATCATTTACGCACGCAGCTGCGCCATCACGAATATCAGTATCACGTTCTGGATGCCCCGGAAGTGCCGGATGCCGAATATGACCGCCTTATGCGCGAACTGCGCGAGCTGGAAACCGCGCATCCTGAGCTGATTACCGCCGATTCGCCGACGCAGCGCGTGGGCGCCGCGCCGCTCTCCGCCTTTGAGCAGGTGAAACACCGCGTTCCGATGCTGTCGCTGGACAACGTTTTCGATGAAGAAAGCTATCTGGCGTTTTATAAGCGCGTTCAGGACCGGCTGAAAACCGCTGAACCGCTGAGATTCTGCTGCGAACTGAAACTCGACGGTCTGGCGGTCAGTCTGCTGTATGAGAATGGTGAACTGGTGCAGGCAGCAACGCGCGGCGACGGCACAACCGGCGAGAACATCACGGCCAACGTGCGCACTATCCGCGCCATTCCCCTGCGTCTGCATGGTGACAATATTCCTGAGCGGCTTGAAGTGCGTGGCGAAGTCTTTATGCCGCAGCCGGGCTTTGAAGCGATGAACGAAGAAGCGCGTCGCACCGGCGGAAAAGTGTTCGCGAACCCGCGTAATGCGGCGGCAGGTTCTTTGCGCCAGCTCGATCCGCGTATCACGGCTAAACGCCCGCTGACCTTCTTCTGCTACGGCGTGGGGCTGCTGGAAGGCGGTGAACTGCCGCGCAGCCATTATGATCGTCTGCAACAGTTGAAAGCCTGGGGATTGCCGGTCAGCGACCGCGTCCGTGTGTGTACCGGCAGCGAAGACGTGCTGGCGTTTTACCGTCAGGTCGAGGAAGACCGTCCGTCGCTCGGTTTTGATATCGACGGCGTGGTCGTCAAAATTGACTCTCTGGATATTCAGGAAATGCTGGGCTTTGTGGCGCGTGCACCGCGCTGGGCAACGGCGTTTAAATTCCCGGCCCAGGAACAGATTACGCTGGTGAAAGACGTCGAGTTTCAGGTCGGGCGTACCGGCGCGATAACGCCGGTGGCCCGTCTGGAGCCGGTACTGGTGGCGGGCGTGATGGTCAGCAATGCCACGTTGCATAATGCGGATGAAATTGAGCGCCTTGGCCTGCGCATCGGCGATACCGTAATCGTTCGCCGCGCCGGGGATGTTATCCCGCAGGTGGTGGGCGTCGTGCTGGATGAACGCCCGGAAGATGCCCGTGAAGTGGTCTTCCCGACGCATTGCCCGGTCTGTCATTCAGACGTCGAACGTGTCGAAGGCGAAGCCGTCGCGCGTTGTACCGCAGGACTGATTTGTGGCGCGCAACGCAAGGAGGCGCTGAAGCATTTCGTTTCCCGTCGCGCGCTGGACGTTGACGGTATGGGCGATAAAATCATCGATCAGCTGGTGGAAAAAGAGTACGTCAAAACCCCGGCGGATCTGTTCCGTCTGACCGCGGGCAAGCTGACCGGGCTGGATCGCATGGGGCCGAAATCTGCCCAGAATGTAGTGAATGCGCTGGAAAAAGCCAAAGAAACCACGCTGGCACGGTTCCTGTACGCGCTGGGCATCCGTGAAGTGGGCGAAGCCACCGCGGCCAATCTGGCAGCGCATTACGGTTCCGTCGACGCCCTGAAAGCCGCCGATATTGAATCGCTGAAAACCGTGCCGGACGTCGGTGATATCGTGGCGAAACACGTCGTGAATTTCCTGTCCGAAGAACATAACCGGCAGGTGATTGATGAGTTGTTAAGCCCGGAAATCAATGTTCACTGGCCGGAAGTTCAGGTCATTGTGCCGGAAGAGATCGACAGTCCGTTCGCCGGTAAAACGGTGGTGCTGACCGGTTCGCTGTCGATTTTGTCGCGCGATGAAGCGAAAGATCGTCTGACCGCGCTGGGCGCAAAAGTGTCCGGCAGCGTGTCGAAAAAAACCGATCTGGTGATCGCCGGTGAAGCGGCGGGATCAAAGTTGGCGAAAGCGCAGGAACTGGGCATCGAAGTCATCGACGAAGCGGAGATGATCCGCCTGCTGGGCGACTAA
- a CDS encoding ethanolamine ammonia-lyase subunit EutB, whose translation MFQTTLSHRRYQFTDLRELMAKASPARSGDYLAEVAAASAEERMAAKMALAEVPLKTFLQQLLVPYEEDEVTRLIVDTHDVAAFAAISHLTVGDFRDWLLSEKTDSFTLAAVARGITPEMAAAVSKLMRNQDLILVAKKCRVITRFRNTIGLPGHMSVRLQPNHPTDNLQGIAASMLDGLLYGSGDAVIGINPASDSLPLLENLNYMLDDIISRFEIPTQSCVLTHVTNTIKLVERGAPVDLVFQSIAGTEAANSGFGINLALLAEAQQAALSLKRGTLGDNVMYFETGQGSCLSANAHFGVDQQTCEARAYAIARHFSPLLINTVVGFIGPEYLYDGKQIIRAGLEDHFCGKLLGVPLGCDVCYTNHAEADQDDMDTLLTLLGTAGLTFLIGVPGADDIMLNYQSTSFHDALYIRELLGLKHAPEFAVWLEKMKIIDPQGALQDTRASHPLLRQLPQLN comes from the coding sequence ATGTTTCAGACGACATTGAGCCATCGCCGCTATCAGTTTACGGATTTACGCGAGCTGATGGCGAAAGCGTCCCCCGCACGGTCGGGGGATTATCTGGCCGAAGTGGCGGCCGCCAGCGCGGAAGAGCGTATGGCGGCAAAAATGGCGCTGGCGGAGGTTCCGCTCAAGACGTTCCTGCAACAGCTGCTGGTGCCTTATGAGGAGGACGAAGTCACCCGGCTGATTGTTGATACACATGATGTCGCGGCGTTTGCCGCGATTTCCCATCTGACCGTGGGGGATTTTCGCGACTGGCTGCTCAGCGAAAAAACCGACAGCTTCACGCTGGCCGCGGTAGCAAGAGGCATTACGCCGGAAATGGCGGCGGCGGTCAGCAAGCTGATGCGTAATCAGGATCTGATTCTGGTCGCCAAAAAATGCCGGGTGATTACCCGGTTCCGCAACACGATTGGATTGCCGGGGCATATGAGCGTGCGGCTGCAACCCAATCATCCCACCGATAATTTGCAGGGCATTGCGGCCAGCATGCTCGACGGTCTGCTTTACGGTTCTGGCGACGCGGTGATTGGCATTAACCCTGCCAGTGACAGTTTGCCGTTGCTGGAAAATCTCAATTACATGCTCGATGACATCATTTCGCGGTTCGAGATCCCGACGCAATCCTGCGTACTGACGCACGTCACCAATACCATCAAGCTGGTCGAACGCGGTGCGCCGGTCGATCTGGTCTTTCAGTCGATCGCGGGAACCGAAGCGGCGAACAGCGGTTTCGGTATTAATCTGGCGCTGCTGGCGGAAGCGCAGCAGGCGGCGCTCAGTCTGAAACGCGGCACGCTGGGCGATAACGTCATGTATTTCGAAACCGGGCAGGGCAGTTGTCTGTCGGCGAATGCGCATTTCGGTGTGGATCAGCAAACCTGCGAAGCGCGTGCGTATGCCATCGCGCGCCATTTTTCGCCGCTGCTGATTAATACGGTGGTCGGCTTTATCGGGCCGGAATATCTATATGACGGTAAGCAAATTATCCGCGCCGGGCTGGAAGATCATTTCTGCGGGAAACTGCTGGGCGTGCCGCTCGGCTGCGACGTGTGTTACACCAACCACGCCGAGGCCGATCAGGACGATATGGATACGCTGCTGACGCTGCTGGGCACCGCCGGGCTGACGTTCCTGATTGGCGTGCCGGGCGCGGATGACATCATGCTGAATTATCAGAGCACCTCTTTCCACGACGCGCTGTACATCCGCGAATTGCTGGGGCTGAAACACGCGCCGGAATTTGCCGTCTGGCTGGAGAAAATGAAAATTATTGATCCGCAAGGTGCGTTGCAGGACACCCGCGCATCGCATCCGTTACTGCGCCAGTTGCCGCAACTTAACTGA
- a CDS encoding DUF3820 family protein, producing MEKEDLIKIANTVMPFGKYAGRVLIDLPEEYLLWFARKEEFPEGKLGELMQLTLAIKSEGLQSLINPLRRNGPGLGGTDE from the coding sequence ATGGAAAAAGAAGATCTGATTAAAATCGCCAATACGGTGATGCCTTTTGGCAAGTATGCCGGAAGGGTATTGATTGATTTACCTGAGGAATATCTGTTGTGGTTCGCCCGTAAAGAGGAATTTCCTGAGGGAAAACTCGGCGAGCTGATGCAGCTGACGCTGGCGATTAAAAGCGAAGGGCTGCAAAGCCTGATTAATCCGCTGCGCCGCAACGGGCCGGGTTTGGGCGGCACCGACGAATAA
- the eutC gene encoding ethanolamine ammonia-lyase subunit EutC: MNKEKGQELSPLVHNNPWETLRQFTAARIALGRTGSSLPTDELLRFGLAHAQARDAVHQPFDSQQLEPELEALGLQTLTVASAAPDRATYLCRPDLGRKLSESSRQALQERTDEPADIVLVIADGLSSKAVHRQAVPLIAALLPYLQTLELKLGPVVLAHQSRVALGDDIAQAMKAKAVAILIGERPGLSSPDSLGIYMTWGPHTKRLESERNCISNVRPEGLNYPQAAFKLAWLLEQSFHRQLSGVNLKDESDNPALHNKVVPMCKLE, encoded by the coding sequence ATGAACAAAGAAAAAGGGCAGGAACTCTCGCCGCTGGTGCATAACAACCCGTGGGAAACGCTGCGGCAGTTTACCGCGGCACGTATTGCACTGGGGCGCACGGGCTCAAGTTTGCCCACCGATGAACTGCTGCGCTTTGGTTTAGCGCATGCGCAGGCGCGTGATGCCGTACATCAGCCTTTTGACAGCCAGCAGCTGGAACCCGAACTCGAAGCGCTGGGGCTGCAAACGCTGACCGTCGCCAGTGCGGCGCCGGACAGGGCAACGTATCTCTGCCGGCCGGATCTGGGGCGCAAACTGTCGGAAAGCAGCCGTCAGGCATTGCAGGAAAGGACAGATGAACCGGCCGATATTGTGCTGGTGATCGCCGACGGTTTGTCGTCCAAGGCCGTGCATCGTCAGGCGGTGCCGCTTATCGCCGCACTGTTGCCGTATTTACAAACGCTTGAGCTGAAACTTGGGCCGGTGGTGCTGGCGCATCAGTCGCGCGTGGCGCTGGGTGATGATATTGCGCAGGCGATGAAAGCCAAGGCGGTAGCGATTCTGATTGGAGAACGCCCCGGTTTATCTTCACCGGACAGTCTGGGGATTTACATGACCTGGGGGCCGCACACCAAAAGGCTGGAATCTGAGCGCAATTGTATTTCAAACGTGCGTCCGGAAGGGCTGAACTACCCGCAGGCGGCATTTAAACTCGCCTGGTTGCTTGAACAATCGTTCCACCGCCAACTGTCCGGGGTGAATCTGAAAGATGAAAGCGATAATCCCGCGCTGCACAATAAAGTCGTGCCGATGTGTAAACTGGAATAG
- the eat gene encoding ethanolamine permease — translation MQTTKVTPVLKRTLGSFKLWGIAVGLVISGEYFGWSYGWAQAGTLGFLITAIVIAAMYCAFIFSFTELTTSIPHAGGPFAYAYRAFGPTGGFVAGFATLVEFVFAPPAIAMAIGAYLNVQFPAIEPKWVAVGAYIVFMVLNILGVSIAATFELLVTLLAIFELLVFMGVVAPGFEMSNFMHGGWAGSDTFSPAAFSGIFAAIPFAIWFFLAIEGASMAAEEAKDPQRTIPKAFIGGILTLTVLALGVMLFAGGVGDWTKLSNINDPLPQAMKLIVGSNSGWLHMLVWLGLFGLIASFHGIIMGYSRQIFALARAGYLPKRLSSVNARFQTPHLGIIAGGVVGIAAIFSDSLIVIGGQPLTANIVTMSVFGAIVMYIISMAALFKLRRSEPNLIRPFRAPLYPFAPALALVLAVVCLIAMIYYNTLLFMIFAAMMLLAYAWFRLTHQARADAAEDLQLRGLQPVPAKSGK, via the coding sequence ATGCAAACCACGAAAGTCACACCTGTTTTAAAGCGTACGCTGGGCAGTTTTAAACTTTGGGGCATTGCCGTCGGATTGGTTATTTCCGGTGAATATTTTGGCTGGAGTTATGGCTGGGCGCAGGCGGGCACGCTGGGGTTTCTCATCACTGCAATCGTGATTGCTGCTATGTATTGTGCCTTTATTTTTAGCTTTACCGAGCTCACCACGTCGATTCCTCATGCGGGTGGGCCTTTTGCTTATGCTTACCGCGCTTTCGGGCCGACGGGCGGGTTTGTCGCCGGATTCGCCACGCTGGTGGAATTTGTTTTTGCGCCACCCGCGATTGCGATGGCGATTGGTGCGTATCTCAACGTGCAATTCCCGGCGATTGAGCCGAAATGGGTGGCGGTCGGTGCGTACATCGTCTTTATGGTGCTCAATATTTTGGGCGTCAGCATTGCGGCGACGTTTGAATTGCTGGTAACGCTGCTGGCGATATTTGAATTGCTGGTCTTTATGGGTGTGGTTGCGCCGGGCTTTGAAATGTCGAACTTTATGCACGGCGGCTGGGCGGGCAGCGATACCTTCAGCCCGGCGGCATTCTCCGGTATCTTCGCCGCCATTCCTTTCGCCATCTGGTTCTTCCTGGCGATTGAAGGCGCGTCGATGGCCGCAGAAGAAGCCAAAGATCCGCAGCGCACCATTCCGAAAGCGTTCATCGGCGGGATCCTGACCCTGACTGTGCTTGCGCTGGGCGTCATGCTGTTTGCCGGTGGGGTGGGCGACTGGACCAAGCTTTCGAACATCAACGACCCGTTACCGCAGGCGATGAAACTGATTGTCGGCAGCAACAGCGGCTGGTTGCACATGCTGGTCTGGCTGGGGCTGTTCGGCCTGATTGCGTCATTTCACGGCATCATCATGGGCTATTCACGGCAGATTTTTGCGCTGGCGAGGGCCGGTTATCTGCCTAAACGGCTGTCGAGTGTGAATGCGCGTTTCCAGACGCCGCATCTGGGCATTATTGCCGGTGGCGTCGTCGGGATTGCGGCAATTTTCTCTGACTCCCTGATTGTGATTGGCGGGCAACCGCTGACGGCGAATATCGTGACAATGTCGGTGTTTGGCGCGATTGTGATGTACATCATTTCGATGGCGGCGCTGTTCAAACTGCGCCGCAGCGAACCGAACCTGATCCGCCCGTTCCGTGCGCCACTCTATCCTTTTGCGCCTGCACTGGCGCTGGTTCTGGCGGTAGTCTGTCTTATCGCTATGATCTACTACAACACCTTACTGTTTATGATCTTCGCCGCCATGATGTTGCTGGCTTACGCCTGGTTCCGCCTGACCCATCAGGCTCGTGCCGATGCCGCTGAAGATCTGCAATTACGCGGGCTACAGCCGGTTCCGGCCAAAAGTGGCAAATAA